One segment of Ipomoea triloba cultivar NCNSP0323 chromosome 12, ASM357664v1 DNA contains the following:
- the LOC115999261 gene encoding protein ABIL2-like — MGSESPSSFPLNAPTQTSNSEEIFMQHSLHFTESLKELKSLRKQLYSAAEYFEVSYGKDDQKQLVVDSLKDYVSKAVISTVDHLGSVASKLDTFLDEKVDEFSDTKLRFSCIEQKSRSYQEFINRSGLMQQSLFMITPKYRKRYVNPSRDTMCALRKSDENNSFEKASIYFQDDIHQSQHKQGHCLTSAFLGATTKALPPLPRKRHSKPSSIETSPNSLAFSFTRAASNNEVGKRSHSPLRFSLKRSGSYANRSTSPTAFNKQRCPSEPRRTVHTSINPAKNSTQDMELLSKKSKHLLKALLSINRSQKGVPSRYQDDR; from the exons ATGGGAAGTGAATCTCCTTCCTCTTTCCCATTAAATGCTCCTACACAAACTTCAAACTCTGAGGAAATCTTTATGCAGCACAGCTTACACTTCACTGAAAGTCTGAAG GAATTGAAGAGTTTGAGGAAACAGTTGTACTCAGCAGCAGAGTATTTTGAGGTGTCATATGGGAAAGATGATCAGAAGCAGCT agTGGTGGATAGCCTGAAAGATTATGTGAGTAAAGCAGTGATTAGCACAGTGGATCATTTGGGTTCTGTGGCATCAAAACTGGACACTTTCTTGGATGAAAAAGTTGATGAATTTTCTGATACAAAACTAAGATTCTCTTGTATTGAACAG AAATCCAGATCATACCAAGAATTTATCAACCGCAGCGGCCTTATGCAACAATCGTTGTTTATGATTACACCAAAGTATCGGAAACGCTATGTCAATCCAT CTAGGGATACAATGTGTGCCTTACGCAAGTCAGATGAGAACAATAGTTTCGAAAAAGCCTCAATCTATTTTCAAGATGACATACACCAGAGTCAGCACAAGCAAG GTCACTGTTTGACATCAGCTTTTCTAGGAGCAACAACAAAGGCCCTACCTCCCTTGCCTAG GAAAAGGCATTCAAAGCCATCATCAATAGAAACTTCTCCAAATTCTCTTGCCTTTTCATTCACAAGAGCTGCATCCAACAACGAAGTGG GGAAACGATCACATTCTCCACTTCGCTTTTCACTCAAGCGTTCTGGATCATATGCTAATAGATCAACTTCTCCCACTGCTTTCAATAAACAACGG TGTCCATCAGAGCCGAGGAGAACAGTTCACACATCTATAAATCCAGCAAAAAACAGTACACAAGATATGGAACTCCTATCCAAAAAGAGTAAACATCTACTCAAAGCATTGCTTAGCATCAACAGATCACAAAAAGGAGTACCGTCCAGATACCAGGATGACAGGTGA